The following coding sequences lie in one Burkholderia cepacia genomic window:
- the pstC gene encoding phosphate ABC transporter permease PstC: MSDISYTSSRSPDGAQHAPSRLGDVLFGGLARLAAIVTLLLLGGIIVSLIIASMPTIQKFGLGFLFQSEWDPNSDIYGALVPIYGTIVTSIIALAIAVPVSFGIALFLTELSPVWLRRPLGIAIELLAAIPSIVYGMWGLLVFAPIFAEYFQKPIGRLFKDVWVLGPLTAGPPIGIGILAAGVILAIMIIPYIASVMRDVFEVTPVLLKESAYGIGCTTWEVMWKVVLPYTKTGVIGGVMLGLGRALGETMAVTFVIGNTNLLDSVSLFAPGNSITSALANEFAEAQPGLHTSALMELGLILFVITFIVLSISKLLLLRLEKGEGKK, encoded by the coding sequence ATGTCTGATATTTCCTACACGTCCTCCCGATCGCCCGACGGTGCGCAGCACGCGCCGAGCCGGCTCGGGGATGTCCTGTTCGGCGGCCTCGCTCGGCTCGCCGCGATCGTGACCCTGCTGCTGCTGGGCGGGATCATCGTTTCCCTGATCATTGCGTCGATGCCGACCATCCAGAAGTTCGGCCTCGGCTTCCTGTTTCAATCCGAGTGGGATCCCAACTCGGACATCTACGGCGCACTCGTGCCGATCTACGGCACGATCGTGACGTCGATCATCGCGCTCGCCATCGCGGTGCCCGTCAGCTTCGGCATCGCACTGTTCCTCACTGAATTGTCGCCCGTCTGGCTGCGCCGCCCGCTCGGTATCGCGATCGAGCTGCTCGCCGCGATTCCGTCGATCGTGTACGGCATGTGGGGCCTGCTCGTGTTCGCGCCGATCTTCGCCGAATACTTCCAGAAGCCGATCGGCCGCCTGTTCAAGGACGTCTGGGTGCTCGGTCCGCTGACGGCGGGCCCGCCGATCGGTATCGGCATCCTCGCGGCCGGCGTGATCCTCGCGATCATGATCATCCCGTATATCGCATCGGTGATGCGCGACGTGTTCGAAGTCACGCCCGTGCTGCTGAAGGAATCGGCGTACGGGATCGGCTGCACGACCTGGGAAGTGATGTGGAAGGTCGTGCTGCCCTATACGAAGACCGGCGTGATCGGCGGCGTGATGCTCGGCCTCGGCCGCGCGCTCGGCGAGACGATGGCCGTGACCTTCGTGATCGGCAACACCAACCTGCTCGACAGCGTGTCGCTGTTCGCGCCGGGCAACAGCATCACGTCGGCGCTCGCGAACGAATTCGCCGAGGCGCAGCCGGGCCTGCATACGTCCGCGCTGATGGAACTGGGCCTGATCCTGTTCGTGATCACGTTCATCGTGCTGTCCATCTCCAAACTGCTGCTGCTTCGTCTCGAGAAGGGAGAGGGCAAGAAATGA
- the greA gene encoding transcription elongation factor GreA: MSTIPLTKRGAGQLRDELQRLKSVERPAVINAIAEARAQGDLSENAEYDAAKEKQGFIEGRIAELESKLSAAQVIDPTVLDADGRVVFAATVELEDLESGDTVKYQIVGDDEADIDHGLISVSSPIARALIGKSEGDVAAVQAPSGVREYEIISVSYV, from the coding sequence ATGAGCACCATTCCGTTGACAAAGCGTGGCGCAGGGCAACTGCGCGATGAATTGCAGCGCCTCAAGTCCGTCGAGCGGCCGGCCGTGATCAACGCGATCGCGGAGGCCCGCGCACAGGGTGATCTGTCCGAAAACGCCGAATACGATGCCGCGAAGGAAAAGCAGGGCTTCATCGAGGGTCGCATCGCGGAACTCGAATCGAAGCTGTCCGCCGCGCAAGTCATCGATCCCACGGTGCTCGACGCCGATGGCCGCGTGGTGTTTGCCGCGACGGTCGAACTCGAGGATCTCGAATCGGGCGACACCGTCAAGTACCAGATCGTTGGCGACGACGAAGCCGATATCGATCACGGCCTGATCTCGGTCAGCTCGCCGATCGCGCGTGCACTGATCGGCAAGTCCGAAGGTGACGTCGCGGCCGTGCAGGCGCCGAGCGGCGTGCGCGAGTACGAAATCATCTCGGTCAGCTACGTCTGA
- the pstS gene encoding phosphate ABC transporter substrate-binding protein PstS, translating to MKLMQTAIAGLAGALFAVAAHAADITGAGSTFAMPIYTKWAADYQQSGGSKVNYQGIGSSGGLKQIVAKTVDFAGSDAPLKDEELAKEGLFQFPTVVGGVVPVVNVPGVKAGELTLSGPLLGDIYLGKIKKWNDPAIAALNPKVKLPDTDIAVVRRADGSGTSFIWTNYLSKVNDEWKSKIGEGTTVNWPTGTGGKGNDGVAAFVQRLPGAIGYVEWAYAKKNNMVYTALKNSTGTVVEPKTETFKAAAAGANWSKSFYQILTNQPGKEAWPVVGATFVLLHAKQDKPEQGAETLKFFSWAFKNGEKAADSLDYISLPPAVEVEIRKQWKAKVTDASGKAVAAE from the coding sequence ATGAAATTGATGCAAACCGCGATTGCCGGCCTGGCTGGCGCGCTTTTCGCCGTCGCCGCCCACGCTGCCGACATCACGGGCGCAGGCAGCACGTTCGCGATGCCGATCTATACGAAATGGGCTGCCGACTACCAGCAGTCCGGCGGTTCGAAGGTCAACTACCAAGGTATCGGCTCGTCGGGCGGCCTGAAGCAGATCGTCGCGAAGACGGTCGATTTTGCCGGTTCGGACGCTCCGCTGAAGGATGAAGAGCTCGCGAAGGAAGGCCTGTTCCAGTTCCCGACGGTGGTCGGCGGCGTGGTGCCGGTCGTCAACGTGCCGGGCGTGAAGGCCGGTGAACTGACGCTGTCGGGCCCGCTGCTCGGCGACATCTACCTCGGCAAGATCAAGAAGTGGAACGACCCGGCGATCGCCGCGCTGAACCCGAAGGTCAAGCTGCCGGATACGGACATCGCCGTGGTTCGCCGCGCTGACGGTTCGGGCACCAGCTTCATCTGGACGAACTACCTGTCGAAGGTCAACGACGAGTGGAAGTCGAAGATCGGCGAAGGCACGACGGTCAACTGGCCGACGGGCACGGGCGGCAAGGGCAACGACGGCGTCGCAGCCTTCGTGCAACGCCTGCCGGGCGCGATCGGCTACGTCGAATGGGCGTACGCGAAGAAGAACAACATGGTCTACACGGCCCTGAAGAACTCGACGGGCACCGTGGTCGAGCCGAAGACGGAAACGTTCAAGGCCGCTGCTGCCGGCGCGAACTGGTCGAAGTCGTTCTACCAGATCCTGACGAACCAGCCGGGCAAGGAAGCATGGCCGGTCGTCGGCGCGACGTTCGTGCTGCTGCACGCAAAGCAGGACAAGCCGGAGCAGGGCGCCGAAACGCTGAAGTTCTTCAGCTGGGCGTTCAAGAACGGCGAGAAGGCTGCTGACAGCCTCGACTACATCTCGCTGCCGCCGGCAGTCGAAGTGGAAATCCGCAAGCAGTGGAAGGCGAAGGTGACGGACGCTTCGGGCAAGGCAGTCGCCGCCGAGTAA
- the pstB gene encoding phosphate ABC transporter ATP-binding protein PstB, protein MNMAESHLNPVERTAAPAGTHDAANDRPLAPLNAKIEVNNLNFFYNKFHALKNINLRIPDGKVTAFIGPSGCGKSTLLRTFNKMFALYPEQRAEGEILMDGENLLTTKRDISLLRARIGMVFQKPTPFPMSIYDNIAFGVKMFEKLTRSEMDDRVEWALTKAALWNEVKDKLGQSGYGLSGGQQQRLCIARGIAIRPEVLLLDEPCSALDPISTGRIEELIAELKSDYTVVIVTHNMQQAARCSDFTAYMYLGELIEFGETEKIFIKPVRKETEDYITGRFG, encoded by the coding sequence ATGAATATGGCAGAGAGCCACCTGAATCCTGTCGAGCGCACCGCTGCGCCCGCCGGCACGCATGACGCGGCAAACGATCGCCCGCTCGCGCCGCTGAACGCGAAGATCGAGGTCAACAACCTCAACTTCTTCTACAACAAGTTCCATGCGCTGAAGAACATCAACCTGCGCATTCCGGACGGCAAGGTGACCGCGTTCATCGGCCCGTCGGGTTGCGGCAAGTCGACGCTGCTGCGCACGTTCAACAAGATGTTCGCGCTCTATCCGGAGCAGCGCGCCGAAGGCGAAATCCTGATGGACGGCGAGAACCTGCTGACGACGAAGCGCGACATCTCGCTGCTGCGCGCGCGGATCGGCATGGTGTTCCAGAAGCCGACCCCGTTCCCGATGTCGATCTACGACAACATCGCGTTCGGCGTGAAGATGTTCGAAAAGCTCACGCGTTCGGAAATGGACGACCGCGTCGAGTGGGCGCTCACGAAGGCCGCGCTGTGGAACGAAGTGAAGGACAAGCTGGGCCAGAGCGGCTACGGCCTGTCGGGCGGCCAGCAGCAGCGTCTGTGCATCGCGCGCGGCATTGCAATCCGTCCGGAAGTGCTGCTGCTCGACGAGCCGTGCTCGGCGCTCGACCCGATCTCGACGGGCCGCATCGAAGAGTTGATCGCGGAGCTGAAGAGCGACTACACGGTCGTGATCGTCACGCACAACATGCAGCAGGCCGCACGCTGCTCGGATTTCACGGCCTACATGTACCTGGGCGAGCTGATCGAATTCGGCGAAACCGAAAAGATCTTCATCAAGCCGGTGCGCAAGGAAACGGAAGACTACATCACCGGCCGTTTCGGCTGA
- a CDS encoding RlmE family RNA methyltransferase, producing the protein MAKNRFNQHWLHDHINDPYVKMAQREGYRARAAYKLKEIDEQDKLIRPGQVIVDLGATPGSWSQYARNKLAMGKKRDAEREGGIDGTIVALDILPMEPIADVHFLQGDFREDAVLHQLEEVLEGRSVDLVISDMAPNLSGVASADAARIEHLCDLALEFAQNHLKPDGALLVKCFHGSGYSQIVEKFKQQFKTVAPRKPKASRDKSSETFILGRHLKHPR; encoded by the coding sequence ATGGCAAAAAACCGCTTCAACCAGCACTGGCTGCACGACCACATCAACGACCCGTACGTCAAAATGGCGCAGCGGGAGGGCTATCGCGCGCGTGCCGCGTACAAGCTGAAGGAAATCGACGAGCAGGACAAGCTGATCCGTCCGGGCCAGGTGATCGTCGATCTTGGCGCGACGCCGGGCAGCTGGAGCCAGTATGCCCGCAACAAGCTCGCGATGGGCAAGAAGCGTGACGCGGAGCGCGAAGGCGGCATCGACGGCACGATCGTGGCGCTCGACATCCTGCCGATGGAGCCGATCGCCGACGTCCACTTCCTTCAGGGCGACTTCCGCGAGGACGCCGTCCTTCACCAACTCGAAGAAGTGCTCGAAGGGCGCTCGGTGGACCTTGTTATTTCCGACATGGCCCCCAACCTCTCCGGCGTGGCCTCGGCGGACGCGGCGCGCATCGAGCATCTGTGCGATCTGGCGCTTGAATTCGCGCAGAATCATCTGAAGCCGGATGGTGCGCTGCTCGTGAAGTGCTTTCACGGCAGCGGCTACAGCCAGATCGTCGAGAAATTCAAGCAGCAGTTTAAGACTGTCGCGCCGCGCAAGCCGAAGGCGTCCCGCGACAAATCGTCCGAAACGTTCATTTTGGGTCGGCATCTGAAGCATCCGCGGTGA
- the glmM gene encoding phosphoglucosamine mutase, which translates to MGRRYFGTDGIRGTVGEAPITPDFVLRLGYAAGKVLAGSADVAAGSRPTVLIGKDTRVSGYMLEAALEAGFSAAGVDVMLAGPMPTPGVAYLTRALRLSAGVVISASHNPYHDNGIKFFSADGNKLPDDTEAAIEAWLDKPLECASSDGLGKARRLDDAAGRYIEFCKSTFPAAFDLRGLKLVIDCAHGAAYQIAPHVFHELGADVIPIGVAPNGFNINDGVGATAPDALVRAVRANHADLGIALDGDADRLQVVDSTGRLYNGDELLYVLVKDRIATDGKVDGAVGTLMTNLAVEVALQREGVKFVRAAVGDRYVLEQLRENGWQLGAEGSGHILSLDRHSTGDGIVSALLVLAALKRSGRTLAQMLDGVTLFPQKLINVRMKPGADWKGSASIRAAIDAAEAALAGSGRVLIRASGTEPVLRVMVEAQQAADAVRHAETIADAVRAATT; encoded by the coding sequence ATGGGACGTCGATATTTCGGCACGGATGGCATTCGCGGTACGGTGGGCGAGGCGCCCATCACACCGGATTTCGTATTGCGTCTCGGCTATGCGGCCGGCAAGGTGCTGGCAGGTTCGGCCGACGTCGCGGCGGGCTCGCGTCCGACCGTGCTGATCGGCAAGGACACGCGCGTGTCGGGCTACATGCTCGAAGCCGCGCTCGAGGCCGGCTTCTCGGCGGCGGGCGTCGACGTGATGCTGGCCGGCCCGATGCCCACGCCGGGCGTCGCGTACCTGACGCGCGCACTGCGCCTGTCGGCCGGCGTCGTGATCAGTGCGTCGCACAACCCGTATCACGACAACGGGATCAAGTTTTTCTCGGCAGACGGCAACAAGCTGCCGGACGACACCGAAGCCGCGATCGAAGCGTGGCTCGACAAGCCACTCGAATGCGCATCGTCCGACGGTCTCGGCAAGGCGCGCCGCCTCGACGACGCGGCAGGCCGCTACATCGAGTTCTGCAAGAGCACGTTCCCGGCCGCGTTCGACCTGCGCGGGCTGAAGCTCGTGATCGATTGCGCGCACGGTGCCGCGTACCAGATCGCGCCGCACGTATTCCACGAGCTCGGCGCGGACGTGATCCCGATCGGCGTCGCGCCGAACGGCTTCAACATCAACGACGGCGTCGGTGCGACCGCGCCGGACGCGCTGGTGCGCGCGGTGCGCGCCAACCACGCCGATCTCGGCATTGCGCTCGACGGCGACGCGGACCGCCTGCAGGTCGTCGATTCGACCGGGCGCCTGTACAACGGCGACGAACTCCTCTACGTGCTCGTGAAGGACCGGATCGCGACCGACGGCAAGGTCGACGGCGCGGTCGGCACGCTGATGACGAACCTCGCGGTCGAAGTCGCGTTGCAGCGCGAGGGCGTGAAGTTCGTCCGTGCGGCGGTCGGCGACCGCTACGTGCTCGAGCAGTTGCGTGAAAACGGCTGGCAGCTCGGCGCGGAAGGGTCGGGCCACATCCTGTCGCTCGACCGGCACTCGACCGGCGACGGCATCGTGTCGGCGCTGCTCGTGCTGGCCGCGCTGAAGCGCAGCGGCCGTACGCTCGCGCAGATGCTCGATGGCGTCACGCTGTTCCCGCAGAAGCTGATCAACGTGCGGATGAAGCCGGGCGCCGACTGGAAGGGAAGCGCATCGATTCGCGCGGCGATCGACGCGGCGGAAGCCGCGCTCGCCGGAAGCGGCCGCGTACTGATCCGCGCATCGGGCACAGAGCCCGTGCTGCGCGTGATGGTCGAGGCGCAGCAGGCAGCCGATGCGGTGCGCCATGCGGAGACGATCGCCGACGCGGTGCGCGCCGCGACAACCTGA
- the ftsH gene encoding ATP-dependent zinc metalloprotease FtsH: MNNNMFSKAAVWLVIALVLFTVFKQFDKPRVQEGVSYSQFMDDAKSGKVKNVIVQGRNLTVTPADGQKYQIVSPGDIWMVGDLMKYGVQVSGKADDEPNALMSALYYLGPTILIIVFWFYMMRQMQGGGKGGAFSFGKSRARLIDENNNAVNFSDVAGCDEAKEEVSELVDFLRDPQKFQKLGGRIPRGVLLVGPPGTGKTLLARAIAGEAKVPFFSISGSDFVEMFVGVGAARVRDMFEQAKKHAPCIVFIDEIDAVGRHRGAGMGGGNDEREQTLNQMLVEMDGFEANSGVIVIAATNRSDVLDKALLRPGRFDRQVYVGLPDIRGREQIMRVHLRKVPISNDVDAAVIARGTPGFSGADLANLVNEAALFAARRGKRIVEMQDFEDAKDKIFMGPERKSAVIREEAKRATAYHESGHAVIAKLLPKADPVHKVTIIPRGRALGVTWQLPEHDNETYSKDYLMDRLAILFGGRVAEELFMNLVSTGASDDFNKATQTARAMVARFGMTDALGPMVYVDDENDASPFGRGFTRTISEATQQKVDSEIRRVLDEQYSLARRLLDENRDKVEAMTAALMEWETIDADQINDIMEGRPPRSPKSSPAVGGDSSGGGSSAEVKPGNAPAPASPAA; the protein is encoded by the coding sequence TTGAACAACAATATGTTTTCGAAGGCAGCGGTGTGGCTGGTGATCGCACTGGTGCTGTTTACGGTGTTCAAGCAGTTCGACAAGCCCCGCGTCCAGGAAGGCGTGTCCTATTCGCAGTTCATGGACGACGCCAAGAGCGGCAAGGTCAAGAACGTCATCGTTCAGGGGCGCAACCTCACCGTCACTCCGGCTGATGGCCAGAAATACCAGATCGTGTCGCCCGGCGACATCTGGATGGTCGGCGATCTGATGAAGTACGGCGTGCAAGTCAGCGGCAAGGCCGACGACGAGCCGAACGCGCTGATGTCCGCGCTGTACTACCTCGGGCCGACGATCCTGATCATCGTGTTCTGGTTCTACATGATGAGGCAGATGCAGGGGGGCGGCAAAGGCGGCGCATTCTCGTTCGGCAAATCGCGTGCGCGGCTGATCGACGAGAACAACAACGCGGTGAACTTCTCCGATGTCGCGGGCTGCGACGAAGCGAAGGAAGAAGTGTCCGAGCTCGTCGACTTCCTGCGTGATCCGCAGAAATTCCAGAAGCTGGGCGGTCGCATTCCGCGCGGCGTGCTGCTCGTCGGCCCGCCGGGTACCGGCAAGACGCTGCTGGCCCGCGCGATCGCGGGTGAAGCGAAGGTGCCGTTCTTCAGCATCTCGGGTTCGGACTTCGTCGAAATGTTCGTCGGCGTCGGCGCGGCCCGTGTGCGCGACATGTTCGAGCAGGCGAAGAAGCATGCACCGTGTATCGTGTTCATCGACGAAATCGACGCGGTCGGCCGTCATCGCGGCGCCGGCATGGGCGGCGGCAACGACGAGCGCGAACAGACGCTGAACCAGATGCTCGTCGAGATGGACGGCTTCGAGGCGAACTCGGGCGTGATCGTGATCGCCGCGACCAACCGTTCCGACGTGCTCGACAAGGCGCTGCTGCGTCCGGGCCGTTTCGACCGCCAGGTCTACGTCGGCCTGCCGGACATCCGCGGCCGCGAACAGATCATGCGCGTGCACCTGCGCAAGGTGCCGATCTCGAACGACGTCGATGCGGCAGTCATCGCGCGCGGCACGCCGGGCTTCTCGGGCGCCGATCTCGCGAACCTCGTGAACGAAGCTGCACTGTTCGCCGCACGTCGTGGCAAACGTATCGTCGAGATGCAGGATTTCGAGGATGCGAAGGACAAGATCTTCATGGGTCCGGAACGCAAGTCGGCCGTGATCCGCGAAGAGGCGAAGCGCGCAACCGCTTACCACGAGTCGGGCCATGCGGTGATCGCAAAGCTGCTGCCGAAGGCCGACCCGGTGCACAAGGTCACGATCATCCCGCGCGGCCGTGCGCTGGGTGTCACGTGGCAGCTGCCGGAGCATGACAACGAGACGTACTCGAAGGACTACCTGATGGACCGCCTCGCGATCCTGTTCGGTGGCCGGGTGGCGGAAGAGTTGTTCATGAACCTCGTCAGCACCGGCGCGTCGGACGACTTCAACAAGGCAACGCAGACGGCGCGTGCGATGGTCGCCCGTTTCGGCATGACCGACGCACTCGGACCGATGGTCTACGTCGACGACGAGAACGACGCATCGCCGTTTGGCCGTGGCTTCACGCGTACGATTTCGGAAGCGACGCAGCAGAAGGTCGACTCGGAAATCCGCCGCGTGCTCGACGAACAGTACAGCCTTGCGCGCCGCCTGCTCGACGAGAACCGCGACAAGGTCGAAGCGATGACGGCTGCACTGATGGAGTGGGAGACGATCGACGCCGATCAGATCAACGACATCATGGAAGGTCGTCCGCCGCGTTCGCCGAAGAGCTCGCCGGCTGTTGGCGGCGATTCGTCGGGCGGCGGCAGCAGCGCCGAGGTCAAGCCCGGCAACGCGCCGGCTCCGGCTTCGCCGGCGGCGTAA
- the pstA gene encoding phosphate ABC transporter permease PstA, which yields MSEPIMNFPGPSGAALEAMRNRLQRKRKAINAIALAAALGAMAFGLLWLVWILYTTIHLGIGGLSLQLFTESTPAPNTEGGGLANAIVGSLLLCGFGTLVGTPIGILAGVYLAEYGQKNLLASTIRFINDILLSAPSIVIGLFVYAIVVAKSGRFSGWAGVIALALLQIPIVIRTTENMLKLVPNALREAAFALGTPKWRMVLKITLRASVGGIVTGVLLAIARIAGETAPLLFTALSNQFFSWDMSQPMANLPVTIYKFAMSPFAEWQSLAWAGVFLITLGVLGLNVLARSIFSKK from the coding sequence ATGAGCGAGCCCATCATGAATTTCCCGGGGCCGAGCGGCGCCGCGCTCGAAGCGATGCGCAACCGCCTGCAGCGCAAACGCAAGGCCATCAACGCGATTGCGCTCGCCGCGGCGCTCGGTGCGATGGCATTCGGCCTGCTGTGGCTCGTGTGGATTCTCTACACGACGATTCACCTCGGTATCGGCGGCCTGTCGCTGCAACTGTTCACCGAATCGACGCCGGCACCGAACACGGAAGGCGGCGGTCTCGCGAACGCGATCGTCGGCAGCCTGCTGTTGTGCGGCTTCGGCACGCTGGTCGGTACGCCGATCGGCATTCTCGCGGGCGTCTATCTCGCCGAATACGGCCAGAAGAACCTGTTGGCGAGCACGATCCGCTTCATCAACGACATCCTGCTGTCGGCGCCGTCGATCGTCATCGGCCTGTTCGTGTACGCGATCGTCGTGGCGAAGTCGGGGCGCTTCTCGGGTTGGGCCGGCGTCATCGCGCTCGCCCTGCTGCAGATTCCGATCGTGATCCGCACGACCGAGAACATGCTGAAGCTCGTGCCGAACGCGCTGCGCGAAGCGGCCTTCGCGCTCGGTACGCCGAAGTGGCGCATGGTGCTGAAGATCACGCTGCGTGCGTCGGTCGGCGGGATCGTGACGGGCGTGCTGCTCGCGATTGCACGGATTGCCGGCGAAACGGCGCCGCTGCTGTTCACGGCACTGTCGAACCAGTTCTTCTCGTGGGACATGAGCCAGCCGATGGCGAACCTGCCCGTCACGATCTACAAGTTCGCGATGAGCCCGTTCGCGGAATGGCAGTCGCTCGCATGGGCGGGCGTATTCCTGATTACGCTCGGGGTGCTCGGACTCAACGTCCTGGCGCGCTCGATCTTCTCGAAAAAGTAA
- a CDS encoding DUF4149 domain-containing protein, which produces MPHRVFRLLSAVWVGSLLTIGYAVAPVLFKTLERMTAGSVAAQLFRIEAILGVVCGVLLLALSNQQVRRGSSEYRRVRWVVAAMVVCVLVGYFALQPFMNALRVAAMDAGTDIANSPYASRFGMLHGVSSVFYLVESVLGLMLIWRLPARDA; this is translated from the coding sequence ATGCCGCATCGCGTGTTCCGTCTGCTGTCGGCCGTGTGGGTCGGCAGCCTGCTGACGATCGGGTATGCGGTCGCGCCCGTATTGTTCAAGACGCTGGAGCGGATGACGGCCGGTTCGGTCGCCGCCCAGCTGTTCCGTATCGAGGCGATCCTCGGTGTCGTATGCGGCGTGCTGCTGCTCGCGCTGTCGAACCAGCAGGTTCGACGCGGCAGCAGCGAATATCGCCGCGTGCGCTGGGTCGTCGCCGCGATGGTCGTGTGCGTGCTGGTCGGGTATTTTGCGTTGCAGCCGTTCATGAACGCGCTGCGGGTGGCCGCGATGGATGCGGGCACCGATATCGCGAACTCGCCGTATGCAAGCCGCTTCGGGATGCTGCATGGCGTCTCGAGCGTGTTTTACCTCGTCGAGAGCGTGCTGGGGCTGATGCTGATCTGGCGTTTGCCGGCGCGCGACGCCTGA
- the folP gene encoding dihydropteroate synthase — protein MWLHTGPFCIHPRQSLVSDSAVSPSIPAPLQCGRFELTFERPLVMGILNATPDSFSDGGRFLARDDALRQAERMIAEGADLLDIGGESTRPGAPPVPLDEELARVIPLVEALRPLNVPLSIDTYKPAVMRAALAAGADLINDIWGFRQPGAIDAVREGNSGLCAMHMLGEPQTMQVGEPDYGDVVTDVRDFLAARAQALRDAGIAPERICVDPGFGFGKAVVDDNYALLAALPDTAPARPDGRAYPILAGMSRKSMLGAVIGGKPPMERVAASVAAALCAVERGAAIVRVHDVAATVDALKIWNAVREAARQR, from the coding sequence GTGTGGCTTCACACCGGCCCGTTTTGCATTCATCCACGCCAGTCGCTCGTGTCCGATTCCGCAGTTTCCCCGTCCATTCCCGCGCCACTTCAGTGCGGCCGCTTCGAGCTGACGTTCGAACGCCCGCTCGTGATGGGCATCCTCAACGCCACGCCCGATTCGTTCTCCGATGGCGGCCGCTTCCTCGCGCGCGACGATGCACTGCGCCAGGCCGAGCGGATGATCGCCGAAGGCGCGGACCTCCTCGACATCGGCGGCGAATCGACGCGCCCCGGCGCGCCGCCCGTGCCGCTCGACGAGGAGCTCGCGCGCGTGATCCCGCTTGTCGAGGCGCTGCGGCCGCTGAACGTGCCGCTGTCGATCGACACCTACAAGCCGGCCGTGATGCGCGCGGCGCTGGCCGCCGGCGCGGATCTGATCAACGACATCTGGGGGTTCCGCCAGCCGGGCGCGATCGATGCGGTGCGCGAGGGCAACAGCGGGCTGTGCGCGATGCACATGCTCGGCGAGCCGCAGACGATGCAGGTTGGCGAGCCGGATTACGGCGACGTCGTGACCGACGTGCGCGACTTTCTCGCCGCGCGCGCGCAGGCGCTGCGCGACGCGGGCATTGCGCCGGAACGGATTTGCGTCGATCCCGGTTTCGGGTTCGGCAAGGCGGTTGTCGACGACAACTACGCGCTGCTGGCCGCGTTGCCGGACACGGCGCCTGCGCGGCCCGACGGGCGTGCGTATCCGATTCTCGCGGGCATGTCGCGCAAGTCGATGCTCGGTGCGGTGATCGGCGGCAAGCCGCCGATGGAGCGCGTCGCGGCGAGCGTGGCGGCCGCGTTGTGCGCGGTCGAGCGCGGTGCCGCGATCGTGCGCGTGCACGACGTCGCGGCGACGGTCGATGCGCTGAAAATATGGAATGCCGTGCGCGAAGCCGCACGGCAACGATAA
- a CDS encoding YhbY family RNA-binding protein: MPALSLSPAERSALRSQAHALKPVVLIGAEGLTDAVLKEIKVHLNAHQLIKIRVFGDERDERVAIYDEICDRLSAAPIQHIGKLLVIWKPEAAAAAPARGRRAGTLPSAAEAVDDKKGRAPRTVKVVKVSPNASPVRRPKPTKVVVRGNERVTAGGNVKRAKKRQASTKRPFQDK, encoded by the coding sequence ATGCCCGCCCTTTCGCTTTCTCCCGCCGAGCGCTCCGCGCTGCGCTCCCAGGCCCATGCGCTCAAGCCCGTCGTGCTGATCGGCGCCGAAGGGCTGACCGACGCCGTGCTGAAAGAAATCAAGGTGCACCTCAACGCGCACCAGTTGATCAAGATCCGCGTGTTCGGCGACGAACGCGACGAGCGTGTCGCGATCTACGACGAGATCTGCGACCGCCTGAGCGCGGCGCCGATCCAGCACATCGGCAAGCTGCTGGTGATCTGGAAGCCCGAAGCCGCCGCAGCGGCCCCGGCCCGCGGCCGTCGTGCCGGCACGCTGCCGAGCGCGGCCGAAGCCGTCGACGACAAGAAAGGCCGTGCACCGCGCACCGTCAAGGTCGTCAAGGTGTCGCCGAACGCGAGCCCCGTGCGTCGCCCGAAGCCGACGAAGGTCGTCGTACGCGGCAACGAGCGCGTGACGGCGGGCGGCAACGTGAAGCGCGCCAAGAAGCGCCAGGCCAGCACGAAGCGTCCGTTCCAGGACAAGTAA